Proteins encoded together in one Falco biarmicus isolate bFalBia1 chromosome 4, bFalBia1.pri, whole genome shotgun sequence window:
- the TMPPE gene encoding transmembrane protein with metallophosphoesterase domain, whose protein sequence is MISFKQLPLEAKAAVAAGVVFFSMMLSRSYLAEKLDLGTRRWLLRLQMALFANALMLIGSLHVWRSTVTTFSRSSASSSFCFMPWKIAVFMFLALAHSSFFTLLFLVAEEPYFFSLAAYTCLGAYIILIFFLFTLGSVEQAYRFLAGRGAKAGTSNKNRTAMKPVLAVILTVVLTVVGLLNASQPPTVNSVEVPVHKLPSTMNNLKVVLLSDIHLGPTVGKTKLAMIVRMVKALKPDITVIVGDLTDAEAEIIRPAVEPLGELNSPLGTYFVTGNHEYYTSDVSNWFELLKSFNIHPLHNENVKIVSPKSTDDWFCLAGVDDIEADVLCYSGHGMDLKKALTGCSSEHAIVLLAHQPIAAKWALQERPDINLILSGHTHGGQIFPLNAGAYLLNPFFVGLYKVGQNTFVYVSPGTMYFGIPMRLGSRAEITEIILRSP, encoded by the coding sequence ATGATCTCCTTCAAGCAACTGCCCCTTGAAGCaaaggctgcagtggctgcaggagTGGTTTTCTTCTCCATGATGCTATCACGCAGTTATCTGGCGGAAAAACTTGATCTTGGGACACGGCGTTGGCTTCTAAGGCTGCAGATGGCACTTTTTGCTAATGCACTCATGTTAATAGGATCTCTTCATGTTTGGAGAAGCACAGTCACCACGTTCTCCAGGTCTTCAGCTTCCAGCTCCTTCTGTTTCATGCCATGGAAAATAGCTGTGTTCATGTTTCTAGCTTTGGCTCATTCAAGCTTCTTTACATTGCTATTTCTTGTTGCGGAAGAGccctatttcttttctttagctgCCTACACTTGCCTGGGGGCTTATATCATTCttatcttcttcctcttcactCTAGGCTCTGTAGAGCAGGCTTACAGGTTCTTGGCTGGGAGAGGCGCTAAGGCAGGCACTAGCAACAAGAACAGAACAGCAATGAAACCAGTTTTGGCAGTCATACTGACTGTTGTGCTGACTGTTGTCGGGCTGTTAAACGCTTCCCAGCCTCCTACTGTGAATTCAGTGGAGGTTCCAGTTCACAAGCTGCCCTCAACAATGAATAATCTGAAAGTGGTGTTGCTTTCAGATATCCATCTCGGGCCTACAGTTGGGAAGACCAAGCTTGCCATGATTGTGAGAATGGTTAAGGCTTTAAAACCAGATATCACTGTGATTGTCGGGGACCTGACTGACGCTGAGGCAGAGATCATACGACCTGCTGTTGAGCCTCTTGGAGAGCTTAACTCCCCTCTTGGGACTTACTTTGTCACAGGAAACCATGAATACTACACATCAGATGTTAGCAACTGGTTTGAGCTGTTAAAATCATTTAACATTCATCCACTCCATAATGAGAATGTGAAGATTGTTTCACCAAAGAGCACTGATGACTGGTTCTGCTTGGCTGGTGTTGATGATATTGAAGCAGATGTGTTATGCTACTCAGGACATGgcatggatttaaaaaaagctCTCACAGGCTGTAGCAGTGAGCATGCAATAGTGCTGTTAGCTCATCAGCCAATTGCAGCAAAGTGGGCCCTTCAAGAGAGACCAGACATAAATTTAATTCTCTCTGGTCATACTCATGGAGGGCAGATCTTCCCACTAAATGCTGGAGCTTATCTTCTGAATCCATTCTTTGTTGGTTTGTACAAAGTTGGGCAGAACACCTTTGTCTATGTGAGCCCGGGGACGATGTACTTTGGAATACCCATgaggctgggcagcagagctgaaataaCAGAGATAATTCTGCGTTCTCCTTGA